A region from the bacterium genome encodes:
- a CDS encoding CHAD domain-containing protein — translation MKSLVFPPTLSSAQILRRLGGYYRVRRIQPWQGKKILLDTFDGRLFRHGLILIKTGFEYTLVPYKKAGLGQGMACRTRKLVLHVRDLPWSALKKKIAPLVEPRALLPQADWRERRIGIMLFNRKQQVIGQGVVIESVRSKGRFLLVMINGEKGFSADLRALIKEMKAWGGEQVQRNPWLLFLEHLRIALTDYRPKRIVKLQPQWPAYHALTLLLAFQIRILLQNERGLRHDWDVEFLHDFRVAIRRARSVISLFKKNLPAKKLDALRRDFRLLSEATNPLRDLDVQLLRRPLYHKLLPTSLHPGLEKLLRAIARERQKEYLRFVRVLNGAAYQRIKKQWLFSLEQDKTEWASRPAGRLPIRQEVAKLVWKKFGQLQKMKKEDWRNADDEALHRMRIETKKLRYLLEFFSSLFPQPAMAPLLEQLRQVQDHLGHLNDLAVQQVKLLDHLQKSSPLLRHPQTIAAIGALVAVLHQEQEQWKNALAETMEPFFASSHKKSYRKLFREPLGR, via the coding sequence ATGAAAAGCCTGGTTTTCCCTCCTACCCTGTCCTCTGCGCAGATTCTGCGCAGACTCGGCGGCTATTATCGCGTTCGCCGCATTCAACCCTGGCAGGGGAAAAAGATTCTGTTGGATACTTTTGACGGCCGGCTGTTTCGTCATGGTCTCATTCTGATCAAAACCGGCTTTGAATATACTCTGGTGCCTTATAAAAAAGCCGGCTTGGGACAGGGCATGGCATGCAGAACCAGAAAACTGGTCCTACACGTCCGTGATCTGCCGTGGTCCGCGTTAAAAAAAAAGATCGCTCCTTTGGTGGAACCGCGTGCGTTGTTGCCGCAGGCGGACTGGCGGGAGCGACGAATTGGAATCATGCTGTTCAACCGGAAACAGCAGGTCATCGGCCAGGGCGTGGTGATCGAATCCGTTCGCAGCAAAGGACGCTTCCTTTTGGTCATGATCAACGGGGAGAAGGGTTTTAGCGCAGACCTGCGTGCGTTGATCAAGGAGATGAAGGCCTGGGGAGGTGAACAAGTCCAACGCAATCCCTGGTTGCTGTTCCTTGAGCACTTGCGCATCGCTCTCACGGACTATCGTCCCAAACGCATTGTGAAACTACAGCCGCAATGGCCGGCTTATCACGCGCTGACCCTGCTGCTGGCCTTTCAGATCAGAATCCTGCTGCAGAACGAGAGGGGGCTGCGGCACGACTGGGATGTGGAATTTTTACACGATTTCCGCGTCGCCATCCGCAGAGCCCGATCCGTCATCAGCCTGTTCAAAAAAAACCTGCCGGCGAAAAAACTGGACGCCCTGCGCCGAGATTTCCGTCTTCTGAGCGAAGCGACCAATCCTTTGCGCGACCTGGACGTGCAGCTGTTGCGCCGGCCGCTGTATCACAAGCTGCTGCCCACTTCGCTGCATCCTGGTTTGGAAAAACTGCTCAGAGCCATTGCCCGGGAACGGCAAAAAGAATACCTGCGCTTTGTTCGAGTTCTGAACGGCGCAGCGTATCAACGCATCAAAAAACAGTGGCTGTTCTCATTGGAACAGGACAAGACCGAATGGGCTTCCCGCCCTGCGGGCAGGCTGCCGATCAGACAAGAAGTGGCCAAGCTGGTATGGAAAAAATTCGGACAACTGCAAAAAATGAAAAAAGAGGACTGGCGGAATGCGGACGATGAGGCTCTGCATCGCATGCGAATAGAAACGAAAAAACTCCGCTACCTGCTCGAGTTTTTCTCTTCGCTGTTCCCCCAACCGGCGATGGCGCCACTGCTGGAGCAGCTCAGACAGGTGCAGGACCACCTCGGCCATCTCAACGATCTTGCGGTGCAGCAGGTAAAACTGTTGGATCATCTGCAAAAGAGCTCGCCCCTGTTGCGCCACCCGCAGACCATTGCCGCTATCGGCGCTCTGGTGGCGGTGTTGCATCAGGAGCAGGAACAATGGAAGAACGCGCTGGCCGAGACGATGGAACCGTTTTTCGCATCGTCGCACAAAAAATCCTACCGAAAACTCTTCCGGGAGCCGCTTGGCCGCTGA
- the lexA gene encoding transcriptional repressor LexA, protein MKNELTDKQKKVLDAIRRYQAEQGYPPTVRELAEMFGQSSTAGIHKILLLLQQKGFLKKRQGGKSRSLNVVQDLLESRDIGRACSFPILGKVVAGMPELAVEEREGELYLDSDWVGKEDIFLLRVRGHSMIDANIYENDLLIVQMTQSCHNGDIIIAMLDDEATVKRFFNERDRIRLQPENPTMQPIYVNKHDPSFRIIGRVKGLLRRY, encoded by the coding sequence ATGAAAAACGAGTTGACCGACAAGCAAAAAAAGGTACTTGATGCCATCCGCAGGTACCAGGCTGAACAGGGTTACCCGCCGACTGTCCGTGAGCTGGCAGAGATGTTCGGCCAGTCGTCCACAGCTGGTATTCATAAGATTTTACTACTTTTACAGCAAAAAGGCTTTTTGAAAAAACGGCAGGGCGGAAAATCCCGTTCCCTCAATGTCGTGCAGGACCTGTTAGAGTCCAGGGACATCGGAAGGGCCTGCTCCTTTCCGATTTTGGGCAAAGTTGTGGCCGGCATGCCGGAGTTGGCGGTAGAGGAGCGCGAAGGTGAGCTGTATCTGGATTCGGATTGGGTCGGCAAGGAGGATATTTTCCTGTTGCGCGTGCGTGGTCACAGCATGATCGATGCCAACATTTATGAAAATGATCTGCTCATTGTGCAGATGACGCAGAGCTGTCATAACGGCGACATCATTATCGCCATGCTGGATGATGAAGCCACAGTCAAACGATTTTTCAATGAACGGGACCGGATTCGGCTGCAGCCGGAAAATCCCACCATGCAGCCCATCTATGTGAACAAGCATGATCCGAGTTTTCGCATCATCGGCAGGGTCAAAGGCCTGTTGCGCCGATATTAA